One genomic region from Vanacampus margaritifer isolate UIUO_Vmar chromosome 2, RoL_Vmar_1.0, whole genome shotgun sequence encodes:
- the nprl3 gene encoding GATOR1 complex protein NPRL3 isoform X3: MMLNPSGSGVSADDQRKSAVVQPRISLYRGPRCGHKTNPISVILVSSGSRGNKLLFRYPFQRTAECSSSHAAKQRNRYALNTTGEVEDQDGDSREPSSLTDEQLVAGFSDSILATILATKSDMCGKKFELKIDNVRFVGHPTLLQHPPIIQVSKTDPSPKREMPTMILFNVVFALRANADPSVISCMQNLSRRIAIALQHEERRCQYLTREAKLMLAVQDEITTVSEMSPQSPFRQILPKCKLAKDLKEAYDSLCTTGVVRLHINNWLEVSFCLPHKIHRIGGNYIPPEALERSLKAIRPYHALLLLESEKALLGQLPVDCSPAMMRLIKTCSAVKNLQQLAQDTDLALLQIFQIAAHLVYWGKAIIIYPLCENNVYMLSPHANIYLFSPQAEQFAQQFPGHDLPSMLAKFSLPVSLAEFRNPLEAPAQEAQLIQMVVWMLQRRLLIQLHTFVCLMVPPAEDEPAYRDDDLPLAARVAAGRGLSTPSALSFGSPSMATVCQAATT, from the exons ATGATGCTCAACCCATCCGGCAGCGGCGTATCAGCTGATGACCAAAGAAAATCGGCGGTCGTGCAGCCAAGAATCAGCTTGTACAGAGGCCCCCGATGCGGACACAAAACCAACCCAATAAGTGTCATCCTGGTGAGCTCTGGCAGTCGCGGGAACAAGTTGTTGTTTCGCTACCCGTTCCAACGAACCGCCGAGTGCTCGTCGTCCCACGCAG CGAAACAGCGGAATCGTTATGCGCTGAATACGACGGGAGAAGTTGAAGATCAGGATGGAGATTCAAg AGAGCCATCTTCATTAACTGACGAACAGTTGGTAGCGGG GTTTTCCGACAGCATCCTGGCAACCATCCTGGCCACCAAGTCGGACATGTGCGgcaaaaagtttgagctgaAGATCGACAACGTTCGCTTTGTTGGCCATCCGACTCTGCTGCAGCATCCGCCCATCATTCAG gtgtCTAAAACAGATCCTTCGCCAAAGAGGGAGATGCCCACCATGATCCTGTTCAATGTGGTCTTTGCTCTGAGG GCAAACGCCGACCCGTCGGTCATCAGCTGCATGCAAAACTTGTCCCGCCGCATCGCCATCGCGCTGCAGCACGAGGAGCGCCGCTGCCAGTACCTCACCAGGGAGGCCAAGCTCATGCTGGCCGTGCAGGACGAGATCACCACCGTCAGCGAAA TGAGCCCGCAGTCGCCGTTTAGACAAATTCTGCCCAAATGTAAGCTGGCCAAGGACCTAAAGGAGGCGTATGACAG TCTGTGTACGACCGGCGTGGTGCGGCTGCACATCAACAACTGGCTGGAGGTGAGCTTCTGCCTCCCGCACAAGATCCACCGCATCGGCGGCAACTACATCCCCCCCGAGGCCTTAGAGCGCAGCCTGAAGGCCATCAG GCCCTATCATGCTCTGCTGCTGCTGGAAAGTGAGAAGGCGCTGCTGGGCCAACTTCCCGTGGACTGCTCGCCCGCCATGATGCGCCTCATCAAGACGTGCTCGGCGGTGAAAAACCTGCAGCAGCTGGCTCAGGACACTGACCTGGCCCTGCTTCAG ATATTCCAAATTGCAGCCCACCTGGTTTACTGGGGCAAGGCCATCATCATCTACCCTCTGTGTGAGAACAACGTCTATATGCTGTCCCCTCATGCCAACATCTACCT ATTCTCACCACAGGCCGAACAGTTTGCACAGCAGTTTCCCGGTCACGACCTTCCTTCCATGTTGGCCAAGTTCTCGCTGCCGGTCTCGCTGGCTGAGTTCAGAAACCCGCTGGAAGCTCCTGCGCAGGAG GCTCAGCTGATCCAGATGGTGGTGTGGATGCTGCAGCGCCGCCTGCTCATCCAGCTGCACACGTTCGTCTGCCTCATGGTGCCGCCCGCCGAGGACGAGCCCGCTTACAGGGACGACGACCTGCCGCTGGCCGCGCGGGTCGCCGCCGGCCGCGGCCTGAGCACCCCGAGCGCCCTCAGCTTCGGATCTCCAAGTATGGCaaccgtgtgt CAAGCAGCGACGACATGA
- the nprl3 gene encoding GATOR1 complex protein NPRL3 isoform X2, with protein sequence MMLNPSGSGVSADDQRKSAVVQPRISLYRGPRCGHKTNPISVILVSSGSRGNKLLFRYPFQRTAECSSSHAAKQRNRYALNTTGEVEDQDGDSRFSDSILATILATKSDMCGKKFELKIDNVRFVGHPTLLQHPPIIQVSKTDPSPKREMPTMILFNVVFALRANADPSVISCMQNLSRRIAIALQHEERRCQYLTREAKLMLAVQDEITTVSEMSPQSPFRQILPKCKLAKDLKEAYDSLCTTGVVRLHINNWLEVSFCLPHKIHRIGGNYIPPEALERSLKAIRPYHALLLLESEKALLGQLPVDCSPAMMRLIKTCSAVKNLQQLAQDTDLALLQIFQIAAHLVYWGKAIIIYPLCENNVYMLSPHANIYLFSPQAEQFAQQFPGHDLPSMLAKFSLPVSLAEFRNPLEAPAQEAQLIQMVVWMLQRRLLIQLHTFVCLMVPPAEDEPAYRDDDLPLAARVAAGRGLSTPSALSFGSPTSSDDMTLTSPSMDNSSAELAPGGDDSPLNKRILLTETLLASLSEHERQFILNIPAAQNQEDLRMFARLLHYFRGHHHLEEIMYNENMRRSQLKTLLDKFRSVLVVTNHEDPIISIFQSPTE encoded by the exons ATGATGCTCAACCCATCCGGCAGCGGCGTATCAGCTGATGACCAAAGAAAATCGGCGGTCGTGCAGCCAAGAATCAGCTTGTACAGAGGCCCCCGATGCGGACACAAAACCAACCCAATAAGTGTCATCCTGGTGAGCTCTGGCAGTCGCGGGAACAAGTTGTTGTTTCGCTACCCGTTCCAACGAACCGCCGAGTGCTCGTCGTCCCACGCAG CGAAACAGCGGAATCGTTATGCGCTGAATACGACGGGAGAAGTTGAAGATCAGGATGGAGATTCAAg GTTTTCCGACAGCATCCTGGCAACCATCCTGGCCACCAAGTCGGACATGTGCGgcaaaaagtttgagctgaAGATCGACAACGTTCGCTTTGTTGGCCATCCGACTCTGCTGCAGCATCCGCCCATCATTCAG gtgtCTAAAACAGATCCTTCGCCAAAGAGGGAGATGCCCACCATGATCCTGTTCAATGTGGTCTTTGCTCTGAGG GCAAACGCCGACCCGTCGGTCATCAGCTGCATGCAAAACTTGTCCCGCCGCATCGCCATCGCGCTGCAGCACGAGGAGCGCCGCTGCCAGTACCTCACCAGGGAGGCCAAGCTCATGCTGGCCGTGCAGGACGAGATCACCACCGTCAGCGAAA TGAGCCCGCAGTCGCCGTTTAGACAAATTCTGCCCAAATGTAAGCTGGCCAAGGACCTAAAGGAGGCGTATGACAG TCTGTGTACGACCGGCGTGGTGCGGCTGCACATCAACAACTGGCTGGAGGTGAGCTTCTGCCTCCCGCACAAGATCCACCGCATCGGCGGCAACTACATCCCCCCCGAGGCCTTAGAGCGCAGCCTGAAGGCCATCAG GCCCTATCATGCTCTGCTGCTGCTGGAAAGTGAGAAGGCGCTGCTGGGCCAACTTCCCGTGGACTGCTCGCCCGCCATGATGCGCCTCATCAAGACGTGCTCGGCGGTGAAAAACCTGCAGCAGCTGGCTCAGGACACTGACCTGGCCCTGCTTCAG ATATTCCAAATTGCAGCCCACCTGGTTTACTGGGGCAAGGCCATCATCATCTACCCTCTGTGTGAGAACAACGTCTATATGCTGTCCCCTCATGCCAACATCTACCT ATTCTCACCACAGGCCGAACAGTTTGCACAGCAGTTTCCCGGTCACGACCTTCCTTCCATGTTGGCCAAGTTCTCGCTGCCGGTCTCGCTGGCTGAGTTCAGAAACCCGCTGGAAGCTCCTGCGCAGGAG GCTCAGCTGATCCAGATGGTGGTGTGGATGCTGCAGCGCCGCCTGCTCATCCAGCTGCACACGTTCGTCTGCCTCATGGTGCCGCCCGCCGAGGACGAGCCCGCTTACAGGGACGACGACCTGCCGCTGGCCGCGCGGGTCGCCGCCGGCCGCGGCCTGAGCACCCCGAGCGCCCTCAGCTTCGGATCTCCAA CAAGCAGCGACGACATGACCCTGACCAGCCCCAGCATGGACAACTCCAGTGCAGAGTTGGCCCCCGGCGGTGACGATTCTCCCCTCAACAAAAGGATTTTGCTGACCGAAACCCTGCTGGCCAGCCTGTCGGAACACGAGAGACAGTTCATCCTCAACATCCCAGCTGCGCAGAATCAGGAGGATCTCCGCATGTTTGCCAG GCTGCTGCACTATTTCCGAGGCCACCATCACTTGGAGGAGATCATGTACAATGAGAACATGCGGCGCTCTCAGCTCAAGACGCTCTTGGACAAGTTCCGCAGCGTGCTGGTGGTGACCAATCACGAAGATCCCATCATCTCCATTTTCCAGTCTCCCACAGAGTAG
- the hspb9 gene encoding heat shock protein beta-9 yields the protein MSRHAALSSLFGDDPFFSQGGLLWPLSSLRQDLLNRKVELADSFFKDGSRLFNSPLMASAFRRMGDQDEAEQEETQRQVRQDQVQQASPLDDLLVTLDARGYAPGDISVKLEGRSLLVMASKQAGAQEAHSCSSPSSRASFASSAASQVGFKQRIHLSPHLDLSGLSCSLMEDGQLRIHAPVGRQPITEGPSEPIVEENNKSVTEERNKPIAEERKGPIREEQEEATPLFRTSLEFPVTKEQTEAQHTH from the exons ATGTCTCGACACGCAGCCCTCAGCAGCCTCTTTGGCGATGACCCCTTCTTTAGCCAGGGAGGGCTCCTCTGGCCCCTTTCCTCGCTACGGCAGGACCTGCTCAACCGTAAAGTGGAGCTGGCCGACAGTTTCTTCAAGGATGGATCTCGACTCTTCAATTCACCCCTCATGGCCTCCGCTTTCCGCAG AATGGGCGACCAAGACGAAGCCGAACAAGAGGAAACGCAGCGGCAAGTCCGGCAGGATCAGGTCCAGCAGGCCTCGCCGCTCGACGACCTTCTGGTGACCTTGGACGCCCGCGGCTACGCCCCCGGCGACATCAGCGTCAAACTGGAGGGACGCAGCCTGCTGGTGATGGCCAGCAAGCAGGCGGGCGCTCAGGAAGCTCACTCCTGCTCCTCTCCCTCCTCCCGAGCCTCTTTCGCCTCCTCGGCGGCCTCGCAGGTGGGCTTCAAGCAGAGGATCCACCTCTCGCCTCACCTGGACCTGTCCGGACTGTCCTGCTCTCTCATGGAGGACGGACAGCTGCGGATCCACGCGCCGGTGGGTAGGCAGCCAATCACGGAAGGGCCCAGTGAGCCAATCGTGGAAGAGAACAACAAGTCAGTCACGGAGGAGCGCAACAAGCCGATCGCAGAGGAGCGCAAAGGGCCAATCAGAGAGGAGCAAGAGGAGGCCACCCCTCTCTTCAGGACTTCCTTGGAATTCCCTGTCACAAAGGAGCAGACTGAGGcccaacacacacactag
- the nprl3 gene encoding GATOR1 complex protein NPRL3 isoform X1 has product MMLNPSGSGVSADDQRKSAVVQPRISLYRGPRCGHKTNPISVILVSSGSRGNKLLFRYPFQRTAECSSSHAAKQRNRYALNTTGEVEDQDGDSREPSSLTDEQLVAGFSDSILATILATKSDMCGKKFELKIDNVRFVGHPTLLQHPPIIQVSKTDPSPKREMPTMILFNVVFALRANADPSVISCMQNLSRRIAIALQHEERRCQYLTREAKLMLAVQDEITTVSEMSPQSPFRQILPKCKLAKDLKEAYDSLCTTGVVRLHINNWLEVSFCLPHKIHRIGGNYIPPEALERSLKAIRPYHALLLLESEKALLGQLPVDCSPAMMRLIKTCSAVKNLQQLAQDTDLALLQIFQIAAHLVYWGKAIIIYPLCENNVYMLSPHANIYLFSPQAEQFAQQFPGHDLPSMLAKFSLPVSLAEFRNPLEAPAQEAQLIQMVVWMLQRRLLIQLHTFVCLMVPPAEDEPAYRDDDLPLAARVAAGRGLSTPSALSFGSPTSSDDMTLTSPSMDNSSAELAPGGDDSPLNKRILLTETLLASLSEHERQFILNIPAAQNQEDLRMFARLLHYFRGHHHLEEIMYNENMRRSQLKTLLDKFRSVLVVTNHEDPIISIFQSPTE; this is encoded by the exons ATGATGCTCAACCCATCCGGCAGCGGCGTATCAGCTGATGACCAAAGAAAATCGGCGGTCGTGCAGCCAAGAATCAGCTTGTACAGAGGCCCCCGATGCGGACACAAAACCAACCCAATAAGTGTCATCCTGGTGAGCTCTGGCAGTCGCGGGAACAAGTTGTTGTTTCGCTACCCGTTCCAACGAACCGCCGAGTGCTCGTCGTCCCACGCAG CGAAACAGCGGAATCGTTATGCGCTGAATACGACGGGAGAAGTTGAAGATCAGGATGGAGATTCAAg AGAGCCATCTTCATTAACTGACGAACAGTTGGTAGCGGG GTTTTCCGACAGCATCCTGGCAACCATCCTGGCCACCAAGTCGGACATGTGCGgcaaaaagtttgagctgaAGATCGACAACGTTCGCTTTGTTGGCCATCCGACTCTGCTGCAGCATCCGCCCATCATTCAG gtgtCTAAAACAGATCCTTCGCCAAAGAGGGAGATGCCCACCATGATCCTGTTCAATGTGGTCTTTGCTCTGAGG GCAAACGCCGACCCGTCGGTCATCAGCTGCATGCAAAACTTGTCCCGCCGCATCGCCATCGCGCTGCAGCACGAGGAGCGCCGCTGCCAGTACCTCACCAGGGAGGCCAAGCTCATGCTGGCCGTGCAGGACGAGATCACCACCGTCAGCGAAA TGAGCCCGCAGTCGCCGTTTAGACAAATTCTGCCCAAATGTAAGCTGGCCAAGGACCTAAAGGAGGCGTATGACAG TCTGTGTACGACCGGCGTGGTGCGGCTGCACATCAACAACTGGCTGGAGGTGAGCTTCTGCCTCCCGCACAAGATCCACCGCATCGGCGGCAACTACATCCCCCCCGAGGCCTTAGAGCGCAGCCTGAAGGCCATCAG GCCCTATCATGCTCTGCTGCTGCTGGAAAGTGAGAAGGCGCTGCTGGGCCAACTTCCCGTGGACTGCTCGCCCGCCATGATGCGCCTCATCAAGACGTGCTCGGCGGTGAAAAACCTGCAGCAGCTGGCTCAGGACACTGACCTGGCCCTGCTTCAG ATATTCCAAATTGCAGCCCACCTGGTTTACTGGGGCAAGGCCATCATCATCTACCCTCTGTGTGAGAACAACGTCTATATGCTGTCCCCTCATGCCAACATCTACCT ATTCTCACCACAGGCCGAACAGTTTGCACAGCAGTTTCCCGGTCACGACCTTCCTTCCATGTTGGCCAAGTTCTCGCTGCCGGTCTCGCTGGCTGAGTTCAGAAACCCGCTGGAAGCTCCTGCGCAGGAG GCTCAGCTGATCCAGATGGTGGTGTGGATGCTGCAGCGCCGCCTGCTCATCCAGCTGCACACGTTCGTCTGCCTCATGGTGCCGCCCGCCGAGGACGAGCCCGCTTACAGGGACGACGACCTGCCGCTGGCCGCGCGGGTCGCCGCCGGCCGCGGCCTGAGCACCCCGAGCGCCCTCAGCTTCGGATCTCCAA CAAGCAGCGACGACATGACCCTGACCAGCCCCAGCATGGACAACTCCAGTGCAGAGTTGGCCCCCGGCGGTGACGATTCTCCCCTCAACAAAAGGATTTTGCTGACCGAAACCCTGCTGGCCAGCCTGTCGGAACACGAGAGACAGTTCATCCTCAACATCCCAGCTGCGCAGAATCAGGAGGATCTCCGCATGTTTGCCAG GCTGCTGCACTATTTCCGAGGCCACCATCACTTGGAGGAGATCATGTACAATGAGAACATGCGGCGCTCTCAGCTCAAGACGCTCTTGGACAAGTTCCGCAGCGTGCTGGTGGTGACCAATCACGAAGATCCCATCATCTCCATTTTCCAGTCTCCCACAGAGTAG
- the LOC144044184 gene encoding hemoglobin subunit alpha-1-like, protein MSLTTKDKQTVKAFWTLASKRADLIGSEALTRMVFVYPQTKTYFSHWKDLSLGSAPVKKHGKVIMGGVNEAVDKIDDLTGGLLNLSELHAFTLRVDPANFKVLSHCILVVMAMLFPKDFTPEVHVCMDKFLVALTLAISDKYR, encoded by the exons ATGAGTCTAACCACCAAGGACAAACAAACAGTCAAGGCCTTCTGGACTCTGGCATCCAAAAGGGCAGATCTCATTGGGAGCGAAGCTCTGACCAG GATGGTCTTCGTGTACCCCCAGACCAAGACCTACTTCTCCCACTGGAAGGACTTGAGCCTCGGCTCGGCTCCGGTCAAGAAGCACGGCAAGGTGATCATGGGCGGCGTCAACGAAGCCGTGGACAAAATCGATGACCTGACCGGTGGACTGCTGAACCTCAGCGAGCTGCACGCTTTCACCCTGAGAGTGGATCCCGCCAACTTCAAG GTTCTGTCCCACTGCATCCTTGTGGTGATGGCCATGTTGTTCCCAAAAGACTTCACCCCAGAGGTCCATGTGTGCATGGACAAGTTCCTGGTTGCCCTGACTCTCGCCATTAGTGACAAGTACAGATAA